The Oligoflexus sp. genome has a window encoding:
- a CDS encoding GNAT family N-acetyltransferase: MECRLANADQIAQAFAQVHVVWPHDPDPALHLEKRLASKQHQRASWFVIEDAGTVVCSLGAYPFQLFGPDGDRPARAFGAVFTPEAHRGQGHAARLISWVCEHYAEMGTLDFILYSDIDPAYYQKLGFQTLPSYEWAWDLPRSGPRVDMTVFPARPLDPELPGFRYGIRRQTADAIWVQEKQNSPLRLSRCLATGNWLLSRQDHGTYTLLESSLTQSASDWPELLRLMESDARQAGCHRVKGWWVSHEPRPEASWENVFKPRSQEILMWSSLRGAGDPWRADIGQHGFRALLSEHV, translated from the coding sequence ATGGAGTGTCGATTGGCAAATGCAGATCAAATCGCGCAGGCTTTTGCGCAGGTCCATGTGGTTTGGCCGCATGATCCTGACCCCGCCTTGCACCTTGAGAAAAGGCTGGCGTCCAAGCAGCATCAAAGAGCCAGCTGGTTCGTGATCGAAGATGCGGGAACGGTTGTCTGCAGCCTCGGGGCTTATCCGTTCCAGCTCTTCGGTCCTGATGGGGACCGTCCCGCGCGGGCCTTCGGTGCCGTCTTCACCCCCGAGGCGCATCGGGGACAAGGGCATGCCGCGCGGCTGATCAGCTGGGTTTGTGAGCATTATGCGGAGATGGGGACGCTCGATTTCATTCTCTATTCCGATATAGATCCGGCCTACTATCAAAAACTCGGGTTCCAAACGCTGCCGTCCTACGAGTGGGCCTGGGATTTGCCTCGATCCGGCCCGCGGGTGGACATGACCGTATTTCCAGCCCGACCCCTGGACCCCGAACTGCCAGGCTTTCGTTATGGCATAAGGCGCCAAACAGCCGATGCGATTTGGGTTCAGGAAAAACAAAACAGCCCCCTGCGCCTCAGTCGCTGTCTTGCGACCGGAAACTGGCTGCTTTCGCGTCAGGACCATGGTACGTACACGCTGCTCGAGAGCAGTCTCACGCAATCTGCCAGCGACTGGCCCGAGCTGCTGCGTCTTATGGAAAGTGACGCGCGTCAGGCCGGTTGCCATCGCGTCAAAGGTTGGTGGGTGAGTCACGAGCCCCGGCCCGAGGCATCCTGGGAAAACGTGTTCAAACCCCGGAGCCAGGAGATCCTGATGTGGTCTTCGCTGCGTGGCGCGGGTGATCCCTGGCGCGCTGATATCGGACAGCATGGTTTCCGGGCTTTGCTGAGCGAGCATGTGTAA
- a CDS encoding class I SAM-dependent methyltransferase → MQGSKLIHIEFMAEKRPIRVVDSFDQFLDEFAVEVGGQLTDERCPFGVLLWPSARIVARWLVNEAPYDREAPLTIMELGCGVGFLSCALALIFPRATIVACDYETQLGRYVKANAELWGVSDRVRFQAIDWRQPVPEEYRGRADWVLGADVFYDDSHLKHLPPFARDLLKADGLLTLADPKRFRFGTALDILKQHFILKRWVEEDCDIEKEGIEDFMVNSGVLKTKVSILEFAQKPS, encoded by the coding sequence ATGCAAGGATCCAAACTCATTCATATCGAATTCATGGCCGAGAAAAGACCAATTCGCGTGGTCGATTCCTTCGATCAATTTCTGGATGAGTTCGCTGTGGAAGTCGGCGGGCAGTTGACGGATGAACGCTGCCCCTTCGGTGTTTTGCTGTGGCCAAGCGCCAGGATCGTGGCCCGCTGGCTGGTGAACGAAGCGCCATATGACCGTGAGGCGCCGCTGACGATCATGGAGCTTGGCTGCGGCGTGGGATTTCTATCCTGTGCTCTGGCTCTGATATTTCCCCGCGCGACCATCGTGGCCTGCGATTATGAAACGCAGCTGGGCCGCTACGTGAAAGCGAATGCGGAGCTTTGGGGTGTGAGTGATCGCGTCCGCTTCCAGGCAATCGATTGGCGTCAGCCGGTGCCGGAAGAATACCGGGGCCGGGCGGATTGGGTCCTGGGCGCCGATGTTTTTTATGATGACAGTCACCTGAAGCATCTGCCGCCTTTTGCGCGGGATCTTTTGAAGGCCGATGGTCTTCTGACTCTGGCTGACCCCAAACGCTTTCGCTTCGGCACCGCCCTGGATATTCTGAAGCAGCATTTTATCCTGAAACGCTGGGTCGAAGAGGACTGCGATATCGAGAAGGAAGGCATCGAGGACTTCATGGTGAATAGCGGAGTCTTGAAAACCAAGGTCTCGATCCTTGAATTCGCCCAAAAACCATCCTGA
- a CDS encoding adenylate/guanylate cyclase domain-containing protein: MFQRLQSWLDARDAPRPILGRWLLAAILIALGLHAVESSPLGKLLDQKLIQALEFRLRAAMGQGPQLDPRLKIYFMDDRSIRSLGRDDLDFQEWAEFFKAVAAAKPRLIMIDKIFATPRGRYDADKISEDLKAAGVPLASIVFMTADTLKFVEPIPLDLPIWAKKRWMPSDMELDWLPVTPRAVYGPHVDVQKSFSLFGHAHYSGGGTVELFHRPAADVLIPHWSLWAADWVTVGPQGIAINGQRMTTRTAEVLVNLLDRETILKQSFSLDRAFKRAEKNVSFADVITPEQIVLILPGMYTGSSDLVETPMGSIPGGYLMIAMVNSVITGQWIQTIAASLPKLFLGTMLGVLAGLLLEPMIFALIFLLATSGAAALGLALFAFADIKIFWLWPNLGFVLLSLSALTWKMMRRDSKNRTLQAALADVIATDQLQKILANPNVLIKEPSAQNVSIMFLDLVGFSLTSQRLPPQETFAQLKDLLHEATRIIHRHEGVIDKTLGDGLLCFFGYNLLGQTQSAHADQAVQCAMAIQRRLYERCLTAHDKGEALYPARIGINTAQVYIGNIGNETRFDFTLIGDGVNFASRLESACEPFRIMIGSETRELLGPWADASILIPRYVRVKHSQQLVKAWQVDPFQSEPGAIERAERLYWNFARIERLEERLELPPLKVLLRSEHGVFELRDFSRTGLALVGDIFLAKDVLLDVSMDVEDEGLMKKLQDWGLASFTIEIRWGKIDQHRFKHGAKILGLNGIQRNRIFEELQRQGKPAA, translated from the coding sequence ATGTTCCAAAGGCTTCAATCCTGGCTCGATGCCCGCGACGCACCACGGCCCATCTTAGGAAGGTGGCTGCTGGCCGCGATCCTGATCGCCTTGGGATTGCATGCGGTGGAATCGAGTCCTTTGGGAAAGCTTTTGGACCAGAAGTTGATCCAGGCCCTGGAGTTTCGTCTGCGGGCAGCCATGGGTCAAGGACCGCAGCTCGATCCGCGGCTGAAGATTTATTTCATGGATGATCGCTCCATTCGCAGTCTGGGTCGCGATGATCTGGATTTTCAGGAATGGGCGGAGTTCTTCAAGGCCGTGGCCGCCGCCAAGCCGCGCCTTATTATGATCGATAAGATCTTTGCCACACCGCGCGGCCGCTATGATGCGGATAAGATCAGTGAAGACCTGAAGGCCGCGGGTGTGCCGCTCGCCTCCATCGTATTCATGACGGCCGACACCCTTAAATTCGTCGAACCGATTCCCCTTGATCTACCGATCTGGGCGAAAAAACGTTGGATGCCTTCGGACATGGAACTCGACTGGCTGCCGGTCACGCCGCGTGCTGTTTACGGTCCCCATGTCGATGTCCAGAAAAGTTTTTCCCTCTTTGGACATGCGCACTACAGCGGCGGTGGAACGGTGGAGCTCTTCCATCGACCTGCAGCGGACGTTCTAATCCCGCACTGGAGCCTTTGGGCTGCGGACTGGGTGACAGTGGGTCCTCAGGGCATCGCCATCAATGGTCAGCGCATGACGACGCGCACCGCCGAGGTCCTGGTCAACTTACTGGATCGCGAAACGATCCTGAAGCAGTCCTTCAGCCTGGACCGCGCCTTCAAACGGGCGGAAAAGAATGTAAGCTTTGCGGATGTCATCACGCCCGAACAGATCGTTCTGATTCTACCCGGAATGTACACCGGCAGCTCGGATCTTGTGGAAACGCCGATGGGCTCGATCCCAGGCGGCTATCTGATGATAGCGATGGTGAACAGCGTCATCACAGGGCAATGGATTCAAACCATCGCAGCATCCTTGCCGAAACTTTTCCTTGGCACCATGCTCGGTGTCCTGGCCGGGCTTTTACTGGAGCCCATGATCTTTGCGCTGATCTTTCTCCTGGCGACCTCTGGTGCGGCCGCGCTTGGGCTCGCGCTCTTCGCCTTCGCCGATATCAAAATATTCTGGCTTTGGCCGAACCTCGGCTTCGTGCTCTTGAGCCTTTCCGCACTGACCTGGAAAATGATGCGCCGCGACAGCAAGAACAGGACGCTTCAGGCGGCGCTCGCCGATGTGATCGCGACTGATCAGCTGCAGAAGATCCTCGCCAATCCCAATGTCCTGATCAAGGAGCCATCCGCCCAAAACGTGAGCATCATGTTCCTTGATCTGGTGGGTTTTTCCCTGACCTCGCAGCGTCTGCCGCCTCAGGAGACCTTTGCGCAGCTCAAGGATCTTTTGCATGAAGCCACCCGCATTATTCACCGGCACGAAGGCGTCATAGATAAAACCCTGGGCGATGGCCTTCTCTGCTTCTTTGGCTATAACCTGCTCGGCCAGACGCAAAGCGCGCACGCGGATCAGGCGGTGCAGTGCGCGATGGCCATTCAAAGACGACTCTATGAGCGTTGTCTCACCGCCCATGATAAAGGCGAAGCTCTCTATCCGGCCCGAATCGGCATCAATACAGCCCAGGTCTATATTGGTAATATCGGCAACGAAACCCGTTTTGACTTCACCTTGATTGGAGATGGCGTGAACTTCGCCTCGCGCCTGGAAAGCGCCTGCGAACCCTTCCGTATCATGATAGGCTCAGAGACCCGTGAACTGCTTGGTCCATGGGCGGATGCCAGCATCCTGATCCCCCGATACGTGCGGGTGAAACACTCCCAGCAACTGGTGAAGGCCTGGCAGGTGGATCCGTTTCAATCCGAACCGGGAGCCATTGAAAGGGCGGAAAGGCTCTATTGGAATTTCGCCCGCATCGAACGCCTGGAGGAAAGGTTGGAACTGCCGCCCCTCAAGGTGCTTCTGCGCTCCGAGCACGGGGTCTTTGAACTCAGGGATTTTTCGCGCACGGGCCTCGCCCTGGTCGGGGATATCTTCCTTGCCAAGGACGTGCTGCTGGATGTGAGCATGGATGTCGAAGACGAAGGGCTGATGAAGAAACTGCAGGACTGGGGTCTCGCGAGTTTCACCATTGAAATCCGCTGGGGCAAAATTGATCAGCACCGTTTCAAACACGGTGCGAAGATTTTAGGATTGAATGGTATCCAAAGAAACAGGATCTTCGAGGAGCTGCAGCGTCAGGGGAAACCGGCGGCCTAA
- a CDS encoding response regulator: protein MSRLYKILVAEDNELMLELLSAEVQEYLVTVDLRQACDGHDALSKAMSEPFDLIISDNVMPGLLGSAVLRSLRSNPGPNQNTPFIFCSGNFSLDEVKGLKDCHLLQKPFDMRRLHALLARLFQYENPHFA from the coding sequence TTGAGTCGTCTATACAAAATACTGGTGGCCGAGGATAATGAATTGATGCTGGAACTCCTCTCCGCCGAGGTTCAGGAGTATCTGGTCACCGTCGATCTGCGGCAGGCCTGCGATGGTCATGATGCTTTGAGCAAGGCCATGTCCGAACCCTTTGACCTGATCATCTCGGACAACGTGATGCCGGGTCTTCTGGGTTCCGCTGTGCTGCGCAGCTTGCGTTCGAATCCAGGACCGAATCAGAACACGCCTTTTATTTTTTGCTCAGGGAATTTCTCGCTCGATGAAGTCAAAGGGCTGAAGGATTGTCATCTTCTGCAAAAGCCCTTTGATATGCGGCGACTCCACGCGCTGCTCGCGCGCCTCTTTCAGTACGAAAATCCTCATTTCGCCTGA
- a CDS encoding substrate-binding periplasmic protein has translation MIPQLYPWLLFFFTGSSVTAEGMPPRAPIEINFPDFPPYYFKDSQGRRQGITTDTLSQCLNAIKRPFIFVDLPIERMQISMQEGFIDIHTYSYSEARESFVDFGHQELFRTEYRPFVRADSNISITKPTDFDSLRLGHIIGLRYSPMFMKYVEERRKARTVDEAASTEQNFRKLLAGRIDAFVNAVEPALYAAQRLGLKDQVKVLDWVAHDGHYFTAVSKKSQHIPDRIAFLRELDACLAQMKKDGSFCAIYRSYGLACPDLPNRP, from the coding sequence ATGATCCCACAGCTTTACCCTTGGCTTCTGTTTTTTTTTACTGGCAGCAGCGTGACCGCAGAAGGCATGCCTCCGCGCGCGCCGATTGAAATCAATTTCCCGGATTTTCCCCCTTATTACTTCAAAGACTCCCAGGGACGGCGGCAGGGCATCACCACGGATACGCTGAGCCAGTGCCTGAACGCGATCAAACGCCCTTTCATCTTCGTCGATTTGCCGATTGAACGCATGCAGATCAGCATGCAGGAAGGCTTCATCGACATCCATACCTATTCCTATAGCGAGGCACGGGAAAGCTTCGTCGACTTTGGGCACCAGGAACTCTTTCGCACGGAATATCGGCCTTTCGTTCGGGCCGATTCCAACATAAGCATCACGAAACCCACGGATTTTGACAGCCTGAGGCTCGGGCACATCATTGGACTGCGCTATTCGCCGATGTTCATGAAATACGTCGAGGAGCGAAGAAAGGCGCGGACCGTGGACGAGGCGGCCAGCACCGAACAGAATTTTCGCAAGCTTCTGGCGGGCCGCATCGATGCTTTCGTGAATGCGGTCGAGCCTGCCTTGTACGCTGCTCAACGTCTGGGCCTTAAGGATCAGGTCAAAGTCCTGGATTGGGTCGCGCATGATGGGCATTACTTCACGGCAGTCTCGAAAAAATCCCAACATATCCCGGACCGCATTGCGTTTCTCAGAGAGCTGGATGCCTGCCTTGCGCAGATGAAAAAGGATGGCAGCTTCTGCGCGATCTATCGCAGCTATGGACTCGCCTGCCCCGATCTGCCCAATCGACCATGA